One part of the Lycium ferocissimum isolate CSIRO_LF1 chromosome 8, AGI_CSIRO_Lferr_CH_V1, whole genome shotgun sequence genome encodes these proteins:
- the LOC132068703 gene encoding nitrile-specifier protein 5 isoform X2: protein MVSVFVRNLEEKGAGPGARSSHAITIVGQKVYAFGGEFTPRVPVDNKVYVFDLNDQEWSVADAVGDVPPRRVGVTMATVGETIYVFGGRDAEHKELNELYSFDTTTNKWTLLSSGDDGPPHRSYHSMTADDRRIYIFGGCGNAGRLSDLWGYDVVDKKWIKFPVPGENCKPRGGPGLTVVLGKIWVVYGFSGDELDDVHYFDTIEEKWVQVETNGEKPTARSVFSTVGTGKYLFIYGGEIDPSDLGHMGAGKFSGDVYALDTETLFWKRWTDSGDHPGPRGWCAFATGRRDGQEGLLVYGGNSPSNDRLGGIFFFTPLVEA, encoded by the exons ATGGTTTCAGTTTTTGTCAGAAAT CTGGAGGAGAAAGGGGCTGGACCTGGGGCGAGAAGCTCACACGCCATCACCATCGTAGGACAAAAGGTATATGCCTTTGGGGGTGAATTCACACCTCGTGTCCCTGTTGACAACAAAGTATACGTGTTTGATCTCAATGACCAAGAATGGTCCGTGGCTGATGCTGTTGGGGATGTCCCTCCACGTCGTGTAGGTGTCACTATGGCCACTGTAGGGGAGACTATCTATGTCTTTGGTGGCCGGGATGCTGAACATAAGGAGCTTAACGAGCTTTATTCTTTTGACACAACTACCAACAAATGGACCTTATTGTCTAGCGGAGATGATGGACCTCCTCACCGGAGCTACCACTCGATGACTGCTGATGATCGGAGGATTTACATCTTTGGTGGTTGTGGAAATGCTGGAAGACTAAGTGATCTTTGGGGTTATGATGTTGTCGATAAGAAATGGATCAAATTTCCTGTACCAGGGGAAAATTGTAAACCAAGAGGTGGACCTGGTTTAACTGTGGTCCTAGGCAAAATCTGGGTTGTCTATGGATTCTCGGGGGATGAGCTTGATGATGTGCATTACTTTGACacaattgaagaaaaatgggTGCAAGTGGAGACAAATGGTGAGAAACCTACTGCTAGGAGTGTATTTTCAACAGTTGGCACTGGAAAATACCTTTTTATCTATGGTGGTGAGATAGACCCCAGTGACTTAGGTCACATGGGTGCTGGGAAATTTTCAGGCGACGTCTACGCACTTGACACAGAGACACTATTTTGGAAGCGGTGGACGGATAGCGGTGACCATCCGGGGCCACGAGGGTGGTGCGCCTTTGCTACTGGACGACGAGATGGCCAAGAGGGGCTGCTGGTTTATGGTGGCAATTCACCTAGCAATGACAGGCTTGGTggcattttctttttcactccTCTGGTGGAGGCTTGA
- the LOC132068700 gene encoding uncharacterized protein LOC132068700 → MSTMCLLRNSMPTIAILVPPYLLIVSLSGYGFLSISITSCALVVSTIAFSYSKEKSSILKKSVQNGNFRQIQEGLAEYRTGNESVTQKKEAKDHGVTQNLCYSDSPKMMPQLCRNLQTRTTTGGSDMHPSTFSMSPSDRAQNDVLCSECESLDGHSSSSEDSEQSPHCSDGSISDEESLIEITLPKGHFLDSEKDTKLSFQHHQKVFADLGQGSIFLQHNLVDYQLGDISDMNEEDNLIEIDISMGSIKCSEFEIQA, encoded by the coding sequence ATGTCTACTATGTGTCTCCTTAGAAACTCAATGCCAACGATTGCTATTCTTGTTCCACCATACTTGTTAATTGTCAGTCTTTCAGGTTATGGTTTTCTTTCTATTTCCATCACATCTTGTGCTTTGGTTGTATCTACTATAGCTTTCTCATACTCAAAAGAAAAGTCTAGTATCTTGAAGAAATCAGtccaaaatggtaatttcagaCAGATTCAAGAAGGTTTAGCAGAATATCGAACTGGAAATGAAAGTGTTACACAGAAGAAGGAAGCAAAAGATCATGGGGTGACTCAAAATCTATGCtactcggactctccaaaaatgatgCCGCAACTGTGCCGGAACCTCCAAACACGCACTACTACTGGAGGATCCGACATGCACCCGTCGACATTTTCAATGAGTCCGAGCGATAGAGCTCAAAATGATGTTTTGTGTTCAGAGTGTGAGAGTCTTGATGGCCACTCATCTTCAAGTGAAGATTCTGAACAGAGCCCACATTGCTCTGATGGTTCAATTTCTGATGAGGAAAGCTTAATTGAAATAACCCTTCCAAAAGGGCACTTTCTTGATTCGGAAAAAGATACCAAGTTATCTTTTCAGCATCACCAAAAGGTATTTGCAGATTTAGGCCAAGGATCCATCTTTCTGCAGCATAACCTAGTGGATTACCAGTTGGGAGATATCAGTGACATGAATGAGGAAGACAATTTAATAGAGATTGACATATCCATGGGATCTATCAAGTGTTCTGAATTTGAAATTCAAGCATGA
- the LOC132068702 gene encoding uncharacterized protein LOC132068702 produces MAVSSALSMNFAVVSSRELFSLSLQHLTSSSLKRKGSHFRVSAKLGGGEGDAKKDKKKFITKEQEPEQYWQTAGERAGENPMSTPLPYIIIFGMSTPFVILAIAFANGWIKVPIR; encoded by the exons ATGGCTGTGTCTTCTGCTCTTAGCATGAACTTTGCAGTTGTATCATCAAGGgaacttttttcactttctctACAACATCTCACTTCAAGCTCATTGAAAAGAAAGGGAAGTCATTTCAGAGTTTCCGCAAAATTAG GGGGAGGAGAGGGTGATGCCAAGAAAGACAAGAAGAAATTCATAACTAAAGAACAAGAACCTGAACA GTATTGGCAGACAGCAGGAGAAAGAGCAGGGGAGAACCCCATGAGTACTCCTCTTCCTTATATAATCATATTTGGAATGTCAACTCCCTTTGTGATCTTGGCCATTGCTTTTGCAAATGGTTGGATTAAGGTTCCAATAAGATGA
- the LOC132066454 gene encoding uncharacterized protein LOC132066454 has product MAGERLRAYNNFHASVNAKLPTFLIGVGNQSHNFCWTMQSCDIPGPSSAPDSSELSGGSIVRYRPTQVESFTERCNDFEENPVLTQLTQIVSNNDVANDHSGMLFHNKKEMKGAVRQYCLKEKKEFICDQSKGKFWRVICKRHMLGCEWMIRFREISSGMWKAGKADLHHSCLTDDYRKDHFNLNSHLIATTLIPYIMVDPYKSVQEKIKGLHLFTPSYRKAQKGCKKAIEMVFGDFETSFKTLPRYMAALKYFNPGTVVEWEHESTTMQGEHIFKFFFWAYKPSIDGFKSCRPVISIDGTHLYGKYEMKLLIAVGIDANNNIFPLAYAIVARESFESWTWFLVLLWRHTVRERQGIGLISDRHQGILQCVQTHDWLQPPSTHHRFCVRHLKSNFNKKFLNGDLENLMWLAATSTEEEI; this is encoded by the exons ATGGCAGGCGAACGTTTACGTGCATATAACAATTTTCATGCATCAGTTAATGCAAAACTGCCAACGTTTTTGATAGGAGTTGGTAACCAATCACATAACTTTTGTTGGACTATGCAGAGCTGTGATATTCCTGGACCGAGTAGTGCTCCAGATTCAAGTGAATTAAGTGGCGGGAGTATAGTTCGATATCGCCCTACTCAAGTAGAGTCATTTACAGAAAG GTGTAacgattttgaagaaaatcccGTATTAACTCAACTCACACAAATTGTTAGCAATAATGATGTAGCTAATGATCACTCCG GTATGTTATTTCACAAcaagaaggaaatgaaaggcgCAGTGAGACAATATTGtctgaaagaaaagaaagagttcaTTTGTGATCAGTCCAAAGGTAAATTTTGGAGGGTTATTTGCAAGCGTCATATGTTGGGATGTGAGTGGATGATCCGttttagagaaatttcaagTGGTATGTGGAAGGCAGGCAAAGCGGATCTCCACCACAGTTGTCTCACGGATGATTACAGAAAGGATCATTTCAATTTGAACAGTCACCTAATTGCTACTACGTTGATACCATATATTATGGTCGATCCATATAAGTCAGTgcaggaaaaaataaaaggattgcATTTGTTTACTCCTAGTTATAGAAAAGCACAAAAGGGGTGTAAGAAAGCTATTGAAATGGTATTTGGTGATTTTGAAACCTCTTTTAAGACATTGCCCCGATACATGGCTgccttaaaatatttcaatccGGGGACCGTTGTTGAGTGGGAGCACGAATCAACTACAATGCAAGGTGAACACATCTTCAAGTTTTTTTTCTGGGCTTATAAACCAAGCATCGATGGATTCAAAAGTTGCAGGCCTGTCATCTCAATAGACGGTACTCATCTGTACGGTAAGTATGAGATGAAACTGCTAATTGCTGTTGGAATTGATGCGAACAATAACATTTTTCCACTTGCATATGCTATTGTTGCACGTGAGAGCTTTGAGTCTTGGACGTGGTTCCTTGTGTTGTTGTGGAGACATACTGTTCGTGAGAGACAAGGAATTGGACTTATTTCTGACCGTCATCAGGGCATCTTGCAATGTGTCCAAACACATGATTGGTTACAACCACCATCCACACACCATAGGTTTTGCGTTCGGCATTTGAAAAGCAACTTCAATAAAAAGTTCCTCAACGGTGACCTTGAGAACCTAATGTGGTTGGCGGCTACGAGCACCgaagaagaaatataa
- the LOC132068703 gene encoding nitrile-specifier protein 5 isoform X1 has protein sequence MAAATQGKWIKLEEKGAGPGARSSHAITIVGQKVYAFGGEFTPRVPVDNKVYVFDLNDQEWSVADAVGDVPPRRVGVTMATVGETIYVFGGRDAEHKELNELYSFDTTTNKWTLLSSGDDGPPHRSYHSMTADDRRIYIFGGCGNAGRLSDLWGYDVVDKKWIKFPVPGENCKPRGGPGLTVVLGKIWVVYGFSGDELDDVHYFDTIEEKWVQVETNGEKPTARSVFSTVGTGKYLFIYGGEIDPSDLGHMGAGKFSGDVYALDTETLFWKRWTDSGDHPGPRGWCAFATGRRDGQEGLLVYGGNSPSNDRLGGIFFFTPLVEA, from the exons ATGGCTGCAGCAACACAAGGCAAATGGATCAAG CTGGAGGAGAAAGGGGCTGGACCTGGGGCGAGAAGCTCACACGCCATCACCATCGTAGGACAAAAGGTATATGCCTTTGGGGGTGAATTCACACCTCGTGTCCCTGTTGACAACAAAGTATACGTGTTTGATCTCAATGACCAAGAATGGTCCGTGGCTGATGCTGTTGGGGATGTCCCTCCACGTCGTGTAGGTGTCACTATGGCCACTGTAGGGGAGACTATCTATGTCTTTGGTGGCCGGGATGCTGAACATAAGGAGCTTAACGAGCTTTATTCTTTTGACACAACTACCAACAAATGGACCTTATTGTCTAGCGGAGATGATGGACCTCCTCACCGGAGCTACCACTCGATGACTGCTGATGATCGGAGGATTTACATCTTTGGTGGTTGTGGAAATGCTGGAAGACTAAGTGATCTTTGGGGTTATGATGTTGTCGATAAGAAATGGATCAAATTTCCTGTACCAGGGGAAAATTGTAAACCAAGAGGTGGACCTGGTTTAACTGTGGTCCTAGGCAAAATCTGGGTTGTCTATGGATTCTCGGGGGATGAGCTTGATGATGTGCATTACTTTGACacaattgaagaaaaatgggTGCAAGTGGAGACAAATGGTGAGAAACCTACTGCTAGGAGTGTATTTTCAACAGTTGGCACTGGAAAATACCTTTTTATCTATGGTGGTGAGATAGACCCCAGTGACTTAGGTCACATGGGTGCTGGGAAATTTTCAGGCGACGTCTACGCACTTGACACAGAGACACTATTTTGGAAGCGGTGGACGGATAGCGGTGACCATCCGGGGCCACGAGGGTGGTGCGCCTTTGCTACTGGACGACGAGATGGCCAAGAGGGGCTGCTGGTTTATGGTGGCAATTCACCTAGCAATGACAGGCTTGGTggcattttctttttcactccTCTGGTGGAGGCTTGA